In Denticeps clupeoides chromosome 1, fDenClu1.1, whole genome shotgun sequence, a single window of DNA contains:
- the clic4 gene encoding chloride intracellular channel protein 4 — translation MSLSVPQNGVKGDNEPVIELFVKAGSDGESIGNCPFSQRLFMILWLKGVVFNVTTVDLKRKPADLQNLAPGTHPPFITFNGEVKTDVNKIEEFLEDVLSPPKFAKLGARHPESNTAGMDIFAKFSAFIKNSKPDANEALERGLLKTLQKLDEYLCSPLPDEIDHNSIDDIKVSRRKFLDGDEMTLADCNLLPKLHIVKVVAKKYRGFEIPKDMTGIWKYLGSAYIREEFTNTCPSDKEIEIAYADVAKRLVK, via the exons GCAGGAAGTGATGGCGAGAGCATCGGAAACTGCCCTTTCTCCCAGCGGCTTTTCATGATCCTGTGGCTGAAGGGCGTGGTCTTCAACGTCACCACGGTAGACCTGAAGAG GAAACCAGCCGACCTGCAGAACCTGGCTCCAGGAACACATCCGCCTTTCATCACCTTTAATGGAGAAGTCAAGACTGATGTTAATAAGATTGAGGAATTCCTGGAAGATGTGCTCAGCCCACCCAA ATTTGCCAAACTTGGTGCTCGTCATCCAGAATCCAACACCGCAGGAATGGACATCTTCGCTAAATTTTCTGCTTTCATTAAGAACTCGAAACCTGATGCCAACGAAG CTCTTGAGCGGGGACTGCTGAAGACCCTGCAGAAGCTGGATGAGTATCTGTGCTCCCCTCTCCCCGATGAGATCGACCACAACAGCATTGATGACATCAAGGTGTCCAGACGCAAGTTTTTGGATGGAGATGAAATGACCCTGGCTGATTGCAACCTCCTACCCAAGCTTCATATTGTCAAG GTTGTGGCCAAGAAGTACAGGGGCTTCGAGATCCCTAAGGACATGACTGGCATCTGGAAGTACCTTGGCAGTGCCTACATCCGGGAGGAGTTTACCAACACCTGCCCCAGTGACAAGGAGATTGAGATTGCCTACGCTGATGTGGCCAAGAGGCTCGTCAAATAA